One window of Ammospiza nelsoni isolate bAmmNel1 chromosome 12, bAmmNel1.pri, whole genome shotgun sequence genomic DNA carries:
- the LOC132078732 gene encoding WAP four-disulfide core domain protein 2-like translates to MPAARSVLILAGLLALWAELPAASAQNDTTKAGVCPSPATDAVNCTVGCQSDGDCESTLKCCPAACGKACQKPDEKPGTCPPVNPGIPMLGVCSNQCKTDANCAGIQKCCRNGCGKVSCVTPIQ, encoded by the exons ATGCCCGCGGCCCGCAGCGTCCTCATCTTGGCGGGGCTCCtggctctgtgggcagagctgccggCAGCATCCGCCCAGAATGACACCA CCAAAGCCGGCGTGTGCCCCAGCCCGGCGACGGATGCGGTGAACTGCACGGTGGGGTGCCAGTCCGATGGCGACTGCGAGAGCACCCTCAAGTGCTGCCCGGCAGCCTGCGGCAAGGCCTGCCAGAAGCCTGACG AGAAGCCTGGCACCTGCCCACCCGTCAACCCGGGCATCCCCATGCTGGGCGTCTGCTCCAACCAGTGCAAGACTGATGCCAACTGCGCTGGGATCCAGAAGTGTTGCAGGAACGGTTGTGGCAAGGTCTCCTGTGTGACACCCATCCAGTGA
- the LOC132078801 gene encoding LOW QUALITY PROTEIN: WAP four-disulfide core domain protein 3-like (The sequence of the model RefSeq protein was modified relative to this genomic sequence to represent the inferred CDS: inserted 1 base in 1 codon) produces the protein MLGHPTLLVLLALLTLAQQHSPRVQGTALALPASPHGALKGHWTPTAPPAPPKVGECPAGASGAPWPPSLYCLSDHGCPGAEKCCQIGKVWTCLLPTTESPGYCPRAGSAIGPSCGTRCHNDTSCQSGEKCCPRGCCTRCVLAEPAKPGLCPRKRAQSRAAACPSRCTDDRDCPGDHKCCFSGCGLACTPPDTGSHRATAKPGVCPMVLRGSLGPCLELCDTDSDCTGDSKCCTTGCGHICKPPTKGKPPAPSPHPFLSPHAWPGLCAPAAEGDQAAKCLLLCLQDKDCPPXPPCCLQGCSWVCIHPLWATA, from the exons ATGCTGGGCCACCCCACCCTTCTGGTGCTCCTGGCACTACTCACCctggcccagcagcacagccccagggtccAGGGCACTGCCCTCgccctccctgcatccccacaCGGGGCCCTGAAGGGACACTGGACCCCCACTGCCCCCCCTGCCCCCCCCAAAGTGGGTGAGTGCCCGGCAGGGGCGAGCGGAGCCCCCTGGCCCCCCAGCCTGTACTGTCTCTCCGACCATGGCTGCCCTGGTGCTGAGAAGTGCTGCCAGATCGGGAAGGTCTGGACCTGCCTCCTGCCCACCACAG agagcccaggaTACTGCCCCcgtgctggcagtgccatcgGGCCCAGCTGTGGGACAAGATGTCACAACGACACCTCATGCCAGTCAGGGGAGAAGTGCTGCCCCCGTGGCTGCTGCACCCGCTGCGTGCTGGCTGAACCAG CCAAACCTGGGCTCTGCCCACGGAAGcgtgcccagagcagagctgctgcctgccccagccGCTGCACTGATGACCGGGACTGCCCTGGGGACCACAAGTGCTGCTTCTCTGGCTGTGGGCTGGCCTGCACCCCTCCAGACACAG GGAGCCACCGTGCCACAGCAAAGCCTGGTGTGTGCCCCATGGTGCTGCGGGGCTCCTTGgggccctgcctggagctgtgtgacACTGACAGTGACTGCACTGGGGACAGCAAGTGCTGCACCACTGGCTGTGGCCACATCTGCAAACCACCCACCAAGGGTAAGCCACCAGCACCCT CCCCTCACCCCTTTCTCTCTCCACATGCATGGCCAGGtctctgtgcccctgcagcagagggTGATCAGGCAGCCAAGtgcctcctcctgtgcctgcaggacaaGGACTGTCCCC GTCccccctgctgcctgcagggctgcagctgggtcTGCATCCACCCACTGTGGG CTACAGCGTAG
- the LOC132078721 gene encoding balbiani ring protein 3-like — protein sequence MSTGVCLLLGLLILRAEPSVTAEKDGDSQKPGQCPRDFMRCLRLEPPLCANHSSCPAGLKCCLWECRLRCIPPAEEKPGACPAAAPEGLIAPCSFPCLEDKDCLGAQKCCPLGCGSACLEPEQDQPKPSEGPTVQPGSFRERCRGDSDCPGAQKCCNSSCGQQCPPGVPAEDTSPAPVTQRPLQHQWGCLKDEDCPPFYVCCHQLCARHCGANSPGKDGFCPVRAGLFPSYDCRAWCRHDGECPREEKCCLRGCDSICLPPSPEKPGICPLADEAPLAPCGTACTKDWQCPGAQKCCSSSRCGSVCSAPEPEKPGECPKVRPQHAQEPCTETDSCSHDRDCSRQEKCCFSGCAMRCTRPAQEHPGQCPRAGPCWELRRGRQCLDDSVCRRGEKCCDTGCGSECVAVPTDSGDKADGRCVEECQADSQCPRGQRCTSIGCGHVCMDIPGGRVGVCPIPRQGGTCLDLCDFDEQCPWGHKCCSNGCGHVCTPASLQEQDTVAVPQPSAARCSDECEADSQCPWGQRCTRTSCGRVCMDAPGGRAGACPMPGGSGTCLDLCSLDEECPWGHKCCSNGCSHVCMRVPGDAV from the exons atGAGCACAGGAGTTTGCCTCCTCTTGggcctcctcatcctcagggCAGAGCCGAGTGTAACAGCAGAGAAGGATG GGGACTCCCAGAAACCGGGGCAGTGTCCTCGGGACTTCATGCGCTGCTTGCGCCTGGAGCCCCCGCTCTGCGCCAACCACTCCAGCTGCCCCGCTGGGCTCAAGTGCTGCCTCTGGGAGTGCCGGCTCCGCTGCATCCCCCCGGCAGAAG AGAAGCCCGGTGCCTGCCCGGCAGCGGCCCCCGAGGGGCTCATCgccccctgctccttcccctgcctggaGGACAAGGACTGCCtgggagcgcagaagtgctgCCCGCTGGGCTGcggctctgcctgcctggagcCGGAGCAGG ACCAGCCCAAGCCCAGCGAGGGCCCCACGGTGCAGCCAGGATCGTTCCGGGAGCGGTGCCGAGGTGACAGCGACTGCCCCGGCGCGCAGAAATGCTGCAACAGCAGCTGCGGCCAGCAGTGCCCGCCGGGAGTGCCGGCCG AGGATaccagccctgccccagtgaCTCAAAGGCCACTGCAGCACCAGTGGGGATGCCTCAAGGACGAGGACTGTCCCCCGTTCTACGTGTGCTGTCACCAGCTGTGCGCCAGGCACTGTGGGGCAAACAGCCCAG GGAAGGACGGATTCTGCCCGGTCCGTGCCGGGCTGTTCCCCAGTTACGACTGCAGAGCCTGGTGCCGGCACGATGGCGAGTGCCCCCGAGAGGAGAAGTGCTGCCTCCGTGGCTGCGACTCCATCTGCCTGCCCCcatccccag AGAAACCAGGCATCTGCCCGCTGGCTGACGAGGCTCCGCTGGCCCCGtgtggcactgcctgcaccaaGGACTGGCAGTGCCCGGGGGCTCagaagtgctgcagcagcagcagatgcgGCTCCGTGTGCTCAGCCCCCGAACCAG AAAAACCAGGTGAGTGCCCAAAGGTGAGGCCACAACACGCACAGGAGCCGTGCACGGAGACGGACTCCTGCAGCCACGACAGGGACTGCTCCCGGCAGGAGAAGTGCTGCTTCTCGGGCTGCGCCATGCGCTGCACCCGCCCTGCCCAAG AGCACCCCGGGCAGTGCCCGCGGGCAGggccgtgctgggagctgcGGCGCGGGCGGCAGTGCCTGGATGACAGCGTCTGCCGGCGAGGGGAGAAGTGCTGTGACACCGGCTGCGGCAGCGAGTGCGTGGCCGTGCCCACAG ACAGCGGGGACAAAGCTGATGGCCGGTGTGTGGAGGAGTGCCAGGCTGATTCACAGTGTCCCCGGGGGCAGCGGTGCACCAGCATCGGCTGTGGCCACGTCTGCATGGACATCCCTGGAG GCAGAGTGGGAgtgtgccccatccccaggcaggGGGGCACATGCCTGGACCTGTGTGACTTCGACGAGCAGTGTCCCTGGGGCCACAAGTGCTGCAGTAACGGCTGTGGCCACGTCTGCACACCAGCCTCTCTGCAAG agcaggacactgtggctgtgccccagcccagtgctgcgCGCTGCTCGGACGAGTGTGAGGCCGACTCTCAGtgtccctggggacagaggtgCACCCGCACCTCCTGCGGCCGTGTCTGCATGGACGCTCCTGGAG gcagagctggagcgTGCCCCATGCCTGGGGGCAGTGGGACCTGCCTGGACCTGTGCAGCCTGGATGAGGAATGTCCCTGGGGCCACAAGTGCTGCAGCAACGGCTGCAGCCACGTCTGCATGCGGGTGCCTGGTG ATGCTGTGTGA